One window of Catharus ustulatus isolate bCatUst1 chromosome 3, bCatUst1.pri.v2, whole genome shotgun sequence genomic DNA carries:
- the ADCY3 gene encoding adenylate cyclase type 3: MPRPRGEFSEPEFSAEYSADYSLSFPSDPEGAGIRRSQEAPAARCPCLPHSRRFSFSPESLEKLYQTYFRRQRHETLLVLVVFAALFDCYILGMCAGFSRMEKLFPALAALAGLVAHGSLFLILKSRVLPERFSQKFLPCALWALLVAQLWGLLGLEFQRSFPEVVDTVGWQAFFAFSCFLTLPLRLARILLLTAASCGGHALLLGIAAAFQRGEEREVDGGELARQLVSNVCVYACALTVGAMSYVMADRKHRKAFLEARQSLEVKLNLEEQSQQQERLMLSILPKHVADEMLKDMKKDPSQKELQQFNTMYMYRHENVSILFADIVGFTQLSSSCSAQELVKLLNELFARFDKLAAKHHQLRIKILGDCYYCICGLPEFREDHAACSIRMGLAMVEAIASVREQTRTAVDMRVGVHSGAVLGGVLGQKRWQFDVWSTDVTVANKMEAGGIPGRVHISQSTVDCLKGEFEVEPGEGGSRCDYLRDKGIVTYLVVVPKQPLRHGVNGVKLSLTSSHGVSPPPATSHNGSLSPEPGLEPEDDDGEVPNPSFPNPRRRLRLRDLAERVSGAAQNEPELHRLLNEALLERESIQALKGHSTFRLSLRFTDPEMETRYSVEKEKQSGAAFSCSCVVLLFSALLQAVLDPWLVTNYATFAAGEVLLVLLTLCSLAALFPRAFPPRLVAFSAWIDRTRWARNSWAMAAIAIVTAADVLDMLGCRRDRWPVANATAGPPRGCAEQPKYYGHIALLALVATVMLVQVSHMVKLTLMVLVTVATGALNFSAWEPILDQYDRRRGQHGSSVLVPSKFSITAMIFVVMLSFYYFSRHVEKLARTLFLWKVDVHEQKERVSEMRRWNEALVANMLPEHVARHFLGSKKRDEELYSQSYEEIGVMFASLPNFADFYTEESINNGGIECLRFLNEIISDFDGLLDEPQFRCITKIKTIGSTYMAASGVTPDAGANGFGAMKEPRSERERWQHLADLADFALAMKVTLMNINYQSFNNFMLRIGMNKGAVLAGVIGARKPHYDIWGNTVNVASRMESTGVMGNIQVVEETQQILKEYGFRFVRRGAVYVKGKGELLTFFLKGREKPGSFLGGTTVPLPHQVLENS; encoded by the exons AGCTCCGGCCGCTCGCTGCCCGTGCCTGCCGCATTCCCGGCGTTTTTCCTTCTCCCCGGAATCCCTGGAAAAGCTCTACCAGACTTATTTCCGCCGCCAGCGCCACGAGACGCTGCTGGTCCTGGTGGTTTTCGCCGCCCTCTTCGACTGCTACATCCTGGGAATGTGCGCCGGCTTTTCCCGCATGGAAAAACTTTTCCCGGCGCTCGCCGCGCTGGCCGGCTTGGTAGCCCACGGCTCGCTTTTCCTCATCCTGAAATCCCGCGTGCTGCCCGAGCgcttttcccagaaattcctgccGTGCGCGCTGTGGGCGCTGCTGGTGGcgcagctctgggggctgctggggctggaattccagcgGAGTTTTCCCGAGGTTGTGGACACGGTGGGGTGGCAGGCGTTCTTCGCCTTCTCCTGCTTCCTGACGCTGCCGCTGCGCCTGGCGCGGATCCTGCTGCTCACGGCCGCGTCCTGCGGCGGCCACGCGCTGCTCCTGGGAATCGCCGCCGCGTTCCAGAGGGGCGAGGAGAGGGAGGTGGATGGAGGGGAGCTGGCCAGGCAG CTGGTGTCCAACGTGTGCGTGTACGCGTGCGCGCTGACGGTGGGCGCCATGTCGTACGTCATGGCCGACCGCAAGCACCGCAAGGCGTTCCTGGAGGCGCGGCAATCGCTCGAGGTCAAACTCaacctggaggagcagagccagcagcag GAGCGGCTGATGCTGTCCATCCTGCCCAAGCACGTGGCGGACGAGATGCTGAAGGACATGAAGAAGGACCCGAGccagaaggagctgcagcagttcaACACCATGTACATGTACCGCCACGAGAACGTCAG CATCCTGTTTGCGGACATCGTGGGCTTCACGCAGCTCTCCTCGTCCTGCAGCGCCCAGGAGCTCGTCAAGCTGCTCAACGAGCTCTTCGCCCGCTTTGACAAGCTGGCCGCC AAACACCATCAGTTGCGGATCAAGATCTTGGGGGACTGCTACTACTGCATCTGCGGGCTGCCGGAATTCCGGGAGGACCACGCGGCCTGCTCCATCCGGATGGGGCTGGCCATGGTGGAGGCCATCGC CTCCGTCCGGGAGCAGACCCGCACGGCCGTGGACATGCGCGTGGGCGTGCACAGCGGCGCCGTGCTGGGCGGCGTGCTGGGCCAGAAGCGCTGGCAGTTCGACGTCTGGTCCACCGACGTCACCGTGGCCAACAAGATGGAGGCGGGCGGCATCCCCGG GCGGGTGCACATCTCGCAGAGCACCGTGGACTGCCTGAAGGGCGAGTTCGAGGTGGAGCCGGGCGAGGGCGGCTCCCGCTGTGACTACCTGAGGGACAAGGGCATCGTCACCTACCTGGTGGTGGTCCCCAAGCAGCCACTGCGGCACGGCGTCAACGGCGTG AAGCTGTCCCTGACCTCGTCCCACGGCGTGTCCCCCCCTCCGGCCACATCCCACAACGGGAGCCTGAGCCCCGAGCCCGGCCTGGAGCCCGAGGACGACGACGGAGAG gtccccaACCCGTCCTTCCCGAACCCCCGGCGCCGCCTGCGGCTGCGGGACCTGGCCGAGCGCGTTTCGGGCGCGGCGCAGAACGAGCCGGAGCTGCACCGGCTGCTCAACGAGGCGCTGCTGGAGCGCGAGTCCATCCAGGC GCTGAAGGGCCACAGCACGTTCCGGCTGTCGCTGCGCTTCACCGACCCCGAGATGGAGACGCGCTACTCGgtggagaaggagaagcagagcGGCgctgccttcagctgctcctgcgTGGTGCTGCTCTTCAGCGCGCTGCTGCAGGCGGTCCTCGACCCCTG GCTGGTGACAAACTACGCGACGTTCGCGGCGGGcgaggtgctgctggtgctgctgacgCTCTGCTCGCTGGCCGCACTCTTCCCAcgg gccTTTCCCCCGCGGCTGGTGGCCTTCTCAGCCTGGATCGACCGCACGCGCTGGGCTCGCAACTCCTGGGCCATGGCGGCCATAGCCATCGTCACCGCCGCCGACGTCCTGGACATG CTCGGTTGCCGCCGTGACCGCTGGCCGGTGGCCAACGCCACGGCGGGGCCACCTCGGGGCTGCGCCGAGCAGCCCAAGTACTACGGGCACATcgcgctgctggccctggtggccACCGTGATGCTGGTGCAGGTGAGCCACATGGTCAAGCTGACCCTCATGGTGCTCGTCACGGTGGCCACCGGCGCCCTCAACTTCTCCGCGTGGGAGCCCATCCTGGACCAGTACGACCGACGGCGTGGCCAGCACGGCTC GTCGGTGCTGGTGCCCTCCAAGTTCTCCATCACTGCCATGATCTTCGTGGTGATGCTCAGCTTCTACTACTTCTCCCGGCAC GTGGAGAAGCTGGCGCGGACGCTGTTCCTGTGGAAGGTGGACGTGCACGAGCAGAAGGAGCGCGTCTCCGAGATGCGCCGCTGGAACGAGGCCCTGGTGGCCAACATGTTGCCCGAGCACGTGGCCCGACACTTCCTGGGCTCCAAAAAGCGCGACGAG GAGCTGTACAGCCAGTCGTACGAGGAGATCGGGGTGATGTTCGCCTCCCTGCCCAACTTCGCCGACTTCTACACCGAGGAGAGCATCAACAACGGCGGCATCGAGTGCCTGCGCTTCCTCAACGAGATCATCTCCGACTTCGACGGC CTCCTGGACGAGCCCCAGTTCCGCTGCATCACCAAGATCAAAACCATCGGCAGCACCTACATGGCCGCCTCCGGGGTCACGCCCGACGCCGGCGCCAACGGGTTTGGAGCCATG AAGGAGCCGCGGTCGGAGCGGGAGCGCTGGCAGCACCTGGCCGACCTGGCCGACTTCGCGCTGGCCATGAAGGTGACGCTGATGAACATCAACTACCAGTCCTTCAACAACTTCATGCTGCGCATCG GGATGAACAAGGGGGCGGTGCTGGCCGGGGTGATCGGGGCCCGCAAGCCCCACTACGACATCTGGGGCAACACGGTCAACGTGGCCAGCAGGATGGAGTCCACCGGAGTCATGGGCAACATCCAG GTGGTGGAGGAGACACAACAGATCCTGAAGGAGTACGGATTCCGCTTCGTCCGGCGCGGCGCCGTCTACGTCAAGGGCAAAGGGGAGCTCCTGACCTTCTTCCTGAAGGGCCGGGAAAAACCGGGATCGTTCCTCGGAGGCACCACCGTGCCCCTGCCCCACCAGGTGCTGGAAAATTCCTGA
- the POMC gene encoding pro-opiomelanocortin yields the protein MGSGILPVVLGLILWNSVGASDPCRENSKCRDPGSEAGILACAGSCRAQLSLESPLFPGNGQFQPLSENLRRYVMSHFRWNQFGRKNGSDTGTRKREEGAGSDPGIPFSRRSEEAGKDGKRSYSMEHFRWGKPVGRKRRPVKVYPNGAEEESAENSQLEFRREEPSEEEEEEEEGEEFPKFPWNSQKEKRYGGFMSPERIRTPLVTLFKNAIGKSFSKDGQ from the exons ATGGGGTCGGGAATCCTTCCCGTGGTGCTGGGCTTGATCCTCTGGAATTCCGTCGGAGCTTCCGATCCGTGCCGGGAGAATTCCAAGTGCCGGGATCCTGGCAGTGAGGCCGGAATTCTG GCCTGCGCGGGGTCGTGCCGGGCCCAGCTTTCCCTGGAATCTCCGCTGTTTCCCGGGAATGGGCAATTCCAGCCGCTCTCCGAGAACCTCCGCCGCTATGTCATGAGCCACTTCCGCTGGAACCAGTTCGGTCGGAAAAATGGCAGCGACACTGGCACGAGGAAACGGGAAGAGGGAGCCGGAAGCGATCCCGGAATTCCCTTTTCCCGCCGCTCGGAAGAGGCGGGAAAGGACGGGAAGCGCTCGTATTCCATGGAGCACTTCCGGTGGGGAAAACCCGTGGGGCGCAAGAGGAGGCCGGTCAAGGTTTATCCCAACGGAGCCGAGGAGGAGTCGGCGGAGAATTCCCAGCTTGAATTCCGGAGGGAAGAGCCCTcggaagaggaggaggaggaggaggaaggggaggaattCCCgaaattcccatggaattcccagaagGAGAAACGCTATGGGGGTTTCATGAGCCCCGAGCGGATCCGGACGCCGTTGGTGACGCTCTTCAAAAACGCCATCGGGAAAAGCTTTTCCAAGGATGGGCAGtga